One part of the Polycyclovorans algicola TG408 genome encodes these proteins:
- a CDS encoding CinA family protein codes for MKSVFDLGARAGALLIARDETVVVAETSAGGLVSAALLAVPGASTFYIGGAITYSLDSIQALAGIDMKALRALGIRSSSEPYAELLARTIRSKHSAATWGLSETGAAGPTGNRYGDPAGHTCYAVDGPLSKVRTLRTGSADRSTNMWAFAEATLGLLVESLEEANRGVG; via the coding sequence ATGAAATCTGTATTCGACCTCGGGGCACGCGCCGGTGCCCTGCTCATTGCCCGTGATGAAACCGTGGTGGTCGCCGAGACCTCTGCGGGTGGCCTGGTGTCGGCTGCGTTACTCGCGGTGCCCGGTGCCTCGACGTTTTATATCGGCGGCGCCATCACTTATTCGTTGGATTCCATCCAGGCATTGGCCGGCATCGACATGAAGGCCCTGCGGGCGCTGGGTATCCGCTCCAGCTCCGAGCCTTATGCAGAACTGCTGGCCCGGACGATTCGCAGCAAACATTCGGCGGCGACCTGGGGTCTGTCCGAAACCGGCGCGGCTGGCCCTACCGGCAACCGTTACGGCGACCCCGCGGGACACACCTGCTATGCCGTGGACGGCCCGCTGAGCAAGGTCCGCACGCTGCGCACCGGATCAGCCGACCGCAGCACCAACATGTGGGCATTTGCCGAAGCCACGTTGGGATTGCTGGTGGAGTCTTTGGAGGAAGCCAATCGCGGCGTTGGTTAA
- a CDS encoding AraC family transcriptional regulator — protein sequence MPGRFVRSSILSGAAEKLRDAGKQPASLARKAGLPAAALTDPDLLVAAADVIDFFEIAAASTAQRNWALELSLGARLGAVIGPLWLLLRSATTVRQMCADFANHFDLYTSAAIMRFESLGRDGVLHWSAATGQARSEVQMAEYALSVTLTEIRAQGPRGWTPPSVRFRHEAPEDLRLHRQVFGPNLRFNSDDNAIELDAQILDAPLAGGAPRIRALVHQVLRHDEDQPSPPVTFQVQALVRALLPYGPCSVGDVSRGMGLSVRTLQARLQASGHSFRAIKDAARADLAEKYLKHSDMTATQVADLLGYADLTSLSRSFRRWHDATIRTERHRRVRTTQGHHD from the coding sequence GTGCCGGGACGTTTTGTTCGCAGCTCCATCCTCAGCGGCGCCGCCGAGAAGTTACGCGATGCCGGCAAGCAACCGGCATCGCTCGCGCGCAAGGCGGGCCTTCCGGCTGCGGCACTGACCGATCCGGACTTGCTGGTGGCCGCAGCCGACGTCATCGACTTTTTCGAGATCGCGGCGGCGTCCACGGCGCAGCGCAACTGGGCTTTGGAGCTTTCTCTGGGCGCGCGGCTCGGCGCCGTCATCGGACCGCTGTGGCTGCTGCTGCGCAGCGCGACGACGGTTCGGCAGATGTGTGCCGACTTTGCCAATCATTTCGATCTTTACACCAGCGCGGCGATCATGCGGTTTGAGTCTCTCGGGCGTGACGGTGTGCTGCATTGGTCGGCTGCCACCGGCCAGGCCCGCAGTGAGGTGCAGATGGCCGAGTACGCGCTGTCAGTCACGCTGACGGAGATTCGGGCACAAGGTCCGCGCGGATGGACGCCGCCCTCGGTGCGTTTTCGTCACGAGGCGCCGGAGGACCTGCGGCTGCACCGTCAGGTGTTCGGCCCCAATCTTCGTTTCAACAGCGATGACAATGCCATTGAACTGGACGCGCAGATTCTTGATGCCCCGCTCGCAGGTGGCGCGCCGAGGATTCGTGCGCTGGTTCATCAGGTGCTGCGCCATGACGAAGATCAGCCCTCGCCACCCGTGACCTTTCAGGTGCAGGCCCTGGTCCGCGCGCTGTTGCCGTACGGGCCGTGTTCGGTGGGCGATGTGAGCCGTGGCATGGGCTTGTCGGTGCGCACACTGCAGGCGCGATTGCAGGCCAGCGGCCATAGTTTTCGGGCGATCAAGGATGCGGCACGGGCCGACCTTGCCGAGAAATACCTCAAGCATTCCGACATGACGGCCACGCAGGTGGCGGACCTGCTCGGCTACGCCGACCTGACGTCGCTGAGCCGCTCTTTTCGGCGCTGGCACGACGCCACGATCCGCACCGAGCGTCATCGCCGGGTCCGAACGACGCAAGGCCATCACGACTGA
- a CDS encoding transcriptional regulator produces MFVVIETPTFSKLCVDYWTEDERGAFAAWIAAHPESGDVIPGSGGCRKLRWSRAGMGKRGGVRVIHYNQLADGRIYLLLIYAKGVQDTISPQVLLKIKEALNAPD; encoded by the coding sequence ATGTTTGTGGTGATCGAAACGCCCACGTTTTCCAAGCTCTGCGTCGATTACTGGACCGAGGATGAGCGCGGTGCGTTCGCCGCATGGATCGCCGCTCACCCCGAGTCGGGTGACGTCATTCCAGGTTCGGGCGGATGCAGAAAGCTGCGCTGGTCTAGGGCCGGGATGGGCAAGCGTGGTGGGGTACGCGTCATCCATTACAACCAGTTGGCAGACGGGCGTATCTACCTGCTGCTGATTTATGCCAAAGGCGTTCAAGACACGATTTCGCCTCAGGTTTTACTCAAAATTAAGGAGGCACTCAATGCCCCTGACTGA
- a CDS encoding helix-turn-helix domain-containing protein has protein sequence MPLTEKQLKARDAKRDLGAELLTSIVEMKAGKAGKVHQITLSEITEARARSGLSQSQFAQVLGVSTRTLQEWEQGRRKPSGAAQSLLAIASKRPEVIREVLMT, from the coding sequence ATGCCCCTGACTGAAAAGCAGTTGAAGGCGCGAGACGCCAAGCGTGACCTTGGCGCCGAGTTACTGACGTCCATTGTTGAAATGAAGGCCGGTAAAGCGGGGAAAGTTCATCAGATCACGCTGTCGGAAATTACCGAAGCCCGCGCCCGATCGGGACTGTCGCAATCCCAGTTTGCGCAGGTTCTCGGAGTGTCAACCCGCACGCTGCAGGAGTGGGAGCAGGGGCGTCGTAAGCCCTCTGGCGCTGCGCAATCGCTGCTGGCCATTGCATCAAAGCGACCAGAAGTCATCCGCGAAGTGTTGATGACCTAG